In Trifolium pratense cultivar HEN17-A07 linkage group LG7, ARS_RC_1.1, whole genome shotgun sequence, a genomic segment contains:
- the LOC123893961 gene encoding COP1-interactive protein 1-like, with translation MNAEGADQLNFCGGDDDGKEPVSYEEFESQDGDDDEDTPLTPRFSRISNLRACSSKLDTATLPIKRLFYDSNSLDISVKKSKVSLDDDDGEEDKSKVSPCDGHDTDGDGIPLSNRTERPGKSADSPFSSLKKGLKLVQKSFEECKRKRRVEIKRLQSIKRDIEECSKELGNKKTQVHCVRRINEIHNKILGKIEMKDEELKALLQKIDECSMELKAKEKDLDAMNNLIDGQADKLESEGKRLEDLVKELESKEKLCEGRKEKHFEGRVKMLEARENQLEGHEKEFKLKEEELEGHMNELESEKKHLKNWVTELDTKEKQVEGRAMELESKEMKHKDRVKVFESKEKEFECQMKEIESKQKYFESQMKEYESKEKQHEGRVKELESKEKQIEERAIELESKEVQHEGRVKVFESKEKEFECQMEELESKQKYFESRMMEHETKEKQHEGRVKDHESKEREFKGQVKELESKQKHFKSQMKELESKEREFEGQVKEHESKQKHFRSQMKELVSKEIEFEGQVKELESKQKHFESQMKELESKEREFEGQLKELESKTKHLESKREEFKSKLRPLQGQIKELDSKKKRLDEQAKELDSKQKLFHSQVKEFESKENQLVGQMKEFESKERQFEDQMKEQVLKQKHFESRMSDLESKEKQLEGRLKEHQSNEKEFKGQVEELETKKKHFESRMEELESKEKEHECRVKECESKEKQFEGQVMELESKKKNFESEVEDLKSKFRPLKEQVKELDFKEKQLDGQVKELESKKKLFQSQVKELESKENQLVGQMKEFASKEREFEGRMKEQVLKLKHFESHFESRMSELESKEKQLEGRLKENESNEREFKGQVKELESKKKHFESQMKELESKQKKHEGQVKEHESKEREFEGQVKELQSKTKQVESQVKDLLSKENHFKSRMKDLELNKKKHEGRVKEHESKEREFEGKVKELESKKMQFESQVKHLESKDNQLVCQMKKFETKEREFECQMKEQVLKHKHFESRMNELESKEKKFKGQMKELEFQKKHFEIQMKELESIDNQLAERVKEFESRMKELDSKEKQFEEQMKEFQSKEEEFEEQVKDIKTKEEELESKKKHFEGRWNEIESKEKKFKVKVKELELKEKQFQGQVKEFESKLNKYDEQLKRPEPRKKYTEKEKELVASYMDDQLSHTNGGTTLQFTTSEQTDGTESLHKGILVNIVESSDPSRLVLDMIQNPVIPLCKKGDNALIIADYQIYLLEQLLRISPNIKPCVREEALKLALNLEAYIKENTENSLVVLGFLLILSIYGLLDSFNEDDILELFAFVAPHKIAAELFGTLGFANKVSDFVKNLVMRKQFVEAVRFSYAYNLDDKNQLVDMLREYVHNVKLICESSCEKTNSIEIKDKARDQEIASLETVLLCILDCNLQSVDTLDKEIKYRILELKATKGN, from the exons ATGAATGCTGAGGGTGCTGATCAGCTAAATTTTtgtggtggtgatgatgatgggAAGGAACCTGTTTCCTATGAAGAGTTTGAATCTCaagatggtgatgatgatgaggataCTCCTTTGACACCGAGGTTTTCGAGGATTTCGAATTTGAGAGCATGTAGTAGTAAACTTGATACTGCTACACTGCCGATTAAGAGGCTTTTTTATGACAGTAATTCCTTGGATATTTCTGTTAAGAAATCAAAGGTGTCACTGGATGATGATGACGGCGAAGAGGACAAATCAAAGGTGTCACCCTGTGATGGTCACGACACAGATGGAGATGGTATTCCTTTGTCGAATAGAACTGAAAGGCCGGGAAAATCGGCTGATAGCCCGTTTTCCTCGCTGAAGAAAGGACTTAAATTGGTCCAAAAATCGTTTGAGGAATGCAAAAGGAAGAGACGGGTAGAAATAAAGAGATTGCAGTCCATAAAAAGGGATATTGAAGAGTGCAGCAAAGAGCTTGGGAATAAAAAGACACAAGTTCATTGTGTTAGAAGAATTAATGAAATTCACAACAAAATTCTGGGGAAAATTGAAATGAAGGATGAGGAACTGAAGGCTCTTTTGCAGAAAATCGATGAATGTAGTATGGAACTTAAGGCCAAAGAGAAAGATCTTGATGCAATGAACAATTTAATTGACGGACAAGCAGATAAATTAGAGTCTGAAGGGAAGCGACTTGAAGATCTGGTTAAAGAACTTGAGTCAAAAGAGAAGCTGTGTGAAGGGCGGAAGGAGAAGCACTTTGAAGGGAGGGTAAAGATGCTGGAGGCAAGAGAGAATCAGCTTGAAGGCCATGAGAAGGAATTTAAATTAAAGGAGGAGGAACTTGAAGGTCATATGAATGAGCTTGAATCAGAAAAGAAGCATTTAAAAAATTGGGTGACGGAGCTTGATACAAAAGAGAAGCAAGTTGAAGGAAGAGCAATGGAGCTTGAGTCAAAAGAGATGAAACACAAAGACCGGGTAAAGGTGTTTGAATCAAAAGAGAAGGAATTTGAATGCCAAATGAAGGAGATTGAGTCTAAACAGAAGTATTTTGAAAGTCAGATGAAGGAGTATGAGTCAAAAGAGAAGCAACATGAAGGCCGGGTGAAGGAGCTAGAGTCAAAAGAGAAGCAAATTGAAGAACGAGCAATTGAGCTAGAGTCAAAAGAGGTGCAACATGAAGGCCGAGTAAAGGTGTTTGAATCAAAAGAGAAGGAATTTGAATGCCAAATGGAGGAGCTTGAGTCAAAACAGAAGTATTTTGAAAGTCGGATGATGGAGCATGAGACAAAGGAGAAGCAACATGAAGGCCGGGTGAAGGACCATGAATCAAAAGAGAGAGAATTTAAAGGTCAAGTGAAGGAGCTTGAGTCAAAACAAAAGCATTTTAAGAGCCAAATGAAGGAGCTTGAGTCGAAAGAGAGAGAATTTGAAGGCCAAGTGAAGGAGCATGAGTCAAAACAAAAGCATTTTAGGAGCCAAATGAAGGAGCTTGTGTCAAAAGAGATAGAATTTGAAGGCCAAGTGAAGGAGCTTGAGTCAAAACAAAAGCATTTTGAGAGCCAAATGAAGGAGCTTGAGTCAAAAGAGAGAGAATTTGAAGGCCAACTGAAGGAGCTGGAATCTAAAACAAAACATTTAGAAAGCAAGAGGGAGGAGTTCAAATCAAAATTGAGGCCATTGCAAGGACAAATTAAGGAACTTGACTCCAAAAAGAAGCGACTTGATGAACAAGCGAAGGAGCTAGATTCAAAACAGAAGTTGTTTCATAGCCAAGTGAAAGAGTTTGAATCAAAAGAGAACCAACTTGTAGGCCAAATGAAAGAGTTTGAATCAAAAGAGAGGCAATTTGAAGACCAAATGAAGGAGCAGGTGCTGAAACAAAAGCATTTTGAAAGCCGAATGAGTGACCTTGAGTCGAAAGAGAAGCAACTTGAAGGCCGATTGAAGGAGCATCAATCAAATGAGAAAGAATTTAAAGGCCAAGTGGAGGAGCTGGAAACTAAAAAGAAGCATTTTGAAAGCCGAATGGAAGAGCTTGAGTCAAAAGAGAAGGAACATGAGTGCCGAGTGAAGGAGTGTGAATCAAAAGAGAAGCAATTTGAAGGCCAGGTGATGGAACTTGAATCTAAAAAGAAGAATTTCGAAAGTGAGGTAGAGGATCTCAAGTCAAAATTTAGGCCATTGAAAGAACAAGTTAAGGAACTTGACTTTAAAGAGAAGCAACTTGATGGCCAAGTGAAGGAGCTGGAATCAAAAAAGAAGCTATTTCAAAGCCAAGTGAAGGAATTAGAGTCAAAAGAGAACCAACTCGTAGGCCAAATGAAAGAGTTTGCATCAAAAGAGAGGGAATTTGAAGGCCGAATGAAGGAGCAGGTATTAAAACTGAAGCATTTCGAAAGCCATTTCGAAAGCCGGATGAGTGAGCTTGAGTCGAAAGAGAAGCAACTTGAAGGCCGGTTGAAGGAGAATGAATCaaatgagagagaatttaaaggCCAAGTGAAGGAGCTGGAATCTAAAAAGAAGCATTTTGAAAGCCAGATGAAGGAGCTTGAGTCAAAACAGAAGAAACATGAAGGCCAAGTGAAGGAGCATGAATCAAAAGAGAGAGAATTTGAAGGCCAGGTGAAGGAGCTACAATCTAAAACGAAGCAGGTTGAAAGCCAAGTGAAGGATTTGTTATCAAAAGAGAATCATTTCAAAAGCCGGATGAAGGACCTTGAGTtaaacaagaagaaacatgaaGGCCGAGTGAAGGAACACGAGTCAAAAGAGAGAGAATTTGAAGGCAAAGTGAAGGAGCTGGAATCTAAAAAGATGCAGTTTGAAAGCCAAGTTAAGCATTTAGAGTCAAAAGATAACCAACTTGTATGCCAAATGAAGAAGTTTGAAACAAAAGAGAGGGAATTTGAATGCCAAATGAAGGAGCAGGTATTGAAACATAAGCATTTCGAAAGCCGAATGAATGAGCTTGAGTCAAAAGAGAAGAAATTCAAAGGTCAAATGAAGGAGTTGGAATTTCaaaagaaacactttgaaatcCAAATGAAGGAGTTAGAGTCAATAGATAACCAACTTGCAGAAAGAGTGAAGGAATTTGAAAGCCGAATGAAGGAGCTTGATTCAAAAGAAAAGCAGTTCGAAGAACAAATGAAGGAGTTTCAATCAAAAGAGGAGGAATTTGAAGAACAAGTGAAGGACATTAAAACAAAAGAGGAGGAACTCGAATCGAAAAAGAAGCACTTTGAAGGACGGTGGAATGAAATTGAGTCAAAAGAGAAGAAATTCAAAGTAAAGGTGAAGGAGCTCGAGTTAAAAGAGAAGCAGTTTCAAGGACAAGTCAAAGAATTTGAATCAAAGCTGAATAAATATGATGAACAACTGAAGAGGCCTGAGCCAAGGAAAAAATAtactgagaaagaaaaagaattgg TTGCATCTTACATGGATGATCAATTAAGTCATACCAATGGTGGAACAACTTTGCAGTTTACCACAAGTGAGCAAACTGACGGAACTGAGTCACTTCACAAGGGTATCTTAGTTAATATTGTAGAATCATCCGATCCATCAAGACTTGTTTTGGATATGATACAGAACCCCGTTATTCCACTGTGTAAGAAGGGAGACAATGCTTTGATTATTGCTGATTATCAGATCTATCTGCTTGAACAACTGCTGAGAATTTCACCAAATATTAAACCTTGTGTAAGAGAAGAAGCATTGAAACTAGCGCTTAACTTGGAAGCTTACATTAAAGAAAATACTGAAAATTCTTTGGTGGTTCTTGGTTTTCTACTGATTTTGTCGATTTATGGATTGCTTGATTCTTTCAATGAAGATGACATTTTGGAGCTTTTTGCATTTGTTGCTCCACACAAGATTGCTGCGGAGCTGTTTGGAACCCTGGGTTTTGCAAACAAAGTTTCTG